The proteins below are encoded in one region of Labeo rohita strain BAU-BD-2019 chromosome 15, IGBB_LRoh.1.0, whole genome shotgun sequence:
- the LOC127177736 gene encoding gastrula zinc finger protein XlCGF52.1-like, producing MLKMEFIKEEIEDTDDPEPPRIKHKDAAEQTGTEVKEEIEDMSDPEPSRIKHEDIEEQLDWIEVKQLRRRMNEVEEEHCKIRTSRKKAKRLHTCTQCRKNFRYKGQLKRHMRIHTGEKPYTCPQCGKSYTDASGLRYHLHTHSGEKPFSCDQCGKKFISSSSLKIHLTVHTDEKPHVCSYCGKSFSSLAVYKQHQKTHNEVRDYMCFECGKSYTRHVYLKQHQRIHTGEKPYKCSYCDKSFTESGSLKKHERLHTGEKPYHCIQCGKSFADASGLSYHLRIHSGEKPFNCDQCGKKFISSSHLKNHMIAHSDEKPHVCSYCGKSFSRLPHCKEHQKTHNEVKDHVCCECGKSFITESQLKRHRRIHSGEKPYKCSYCDKSFALSGNLKSHERVHTGEKPYHCTQCGKSFTQSSSLATHIKKRCSVSEHRL from the exons ATGTTAAAGATGGAGTTTATTAAAGAGGAAATTGAAGACACTGATGATCCAGAACCACCCAGAATAAAACACAAAGATGCTgcggaacaaacag GAACAGAAGTTAAAGAGGAGATTGAAGACATGAGTGATCCAGAACCAtccagaataaaacatgaagatATTGAGGAACAATTAG aCTGGATTGAAGTAAAACAGCTAAGACGTAGGATGAATGAAGTGGAGGAGGAACACTGTAAAATCAGAACTTCAAGAAAAAAAGCCAAACGGCTGCATACCTGCACACAGTGTAGAAAAAATTTCAGATACAAAGGACAACTTAAAAGACACATGagaatccacactggagagaaaccgtacacatgccctcagtgtggaaagagttatACTGATGCATCAGGTCTCCGTTATCATCTGCACACTCACTCTGGAGAAAAGCCATTTAGCTGTGATCAGTGTGGTAAAAAGTTTATTTCGTCATCAAGTTTAAAAATCCACCTGACAGTTCATACAGATGAGAAGCCTCATGTGTGTTCTtactgtggaaagagtttttcaAGCCTGGCTGTTTATAAACAGCACCAGAAAACACATAACGAAGTGAGAGATTACATGTGTTTTGAGTGTGGGAAAAGCTATACTAGACATGTCTATCTGAAACAGCACCAAAGAATTcatactggagaaaaaccttacaaGTGCTCATATTGTGACAAAAGTTTCACTGAGTCTGGAAGCCTGAAAAAGCATGAGCGACTtcatactggagagaagccgtacCACTGTATTCAGTGCGGAAAGAGTTTTGCTGATGCATCAGGTCTTAGTTATCATCTGCGCATTCACTCTGGAGAAAAGCCATTTAACTGTGATCAGTGTGgtaaaaagtttatttcatcatcacatttaaaaaaccaCATGATAGCTCATTCAGACGAGAAGCCTCATGTGTGTTCTtactgtggaaagagtttttcaAGGCTGCCTCACTGTAAAGAGCACCAGAAAACACATAATGAAGTGAAAGATCATGTGTGTTGTGAGTGTGGGAAGAGCTTTATTACAGAAAGTCAACTAAAACGGCACCGAAGAATTCattctggagaaaaaccttacaaGTGCTCATATTGTGACAAGAGTTTTGCTTTGTCTGGAAACCTGAAATCACATGAGCGAGTtcatactggagagaagccgtacCACTgtactcagtgtggaaagagtttcactcAGTCATCATCTCTAGCGACTCATATTAAAAAGCGTTGTTCTGTGTCAGA GCACAGATTGTGA
- the LOC127177743 gene encoding gastrula zinc finger protein XlCGF52.1-like isoform X2, with product MEFVKEEIEDMSDPELSRIKHEETEEQIDWIEVKQQRHEVSEVEEEHCKIKTVKAKQLHNCTQCGRSFRQKGDLKRHMRIHTGEKPYTCPQCGKSFTGASSLSYHLHTHSGEKPFSCDQCGKKFISSANLKIHLTVHSDEKPHVCSYCGSSFSRLRSLKQHQRTHNISDHVCFECGRSFNAAGDLKQHQRIHTGEKPYKCSHCDKTFTHSGNLKVHEQVHTGEKPYHCTQCGESFKNSKGLKKHLPIHSGEKPFNCDQCGKKFISSSTLKRHLTVHSDEKPHVCYFCGKIFSRLDNCKKHQKTHNQVKDHVCCECGKSFTLAVYLKEHQRIHTGEKPYKCSHCGKSFTQPGSLKVHERVHTGEKPYHCTRCGKSFTQSSALVTHIKKYCSVSE from the exons ATGGAGTTTGTTAAAGAGGAGATTGAAGACATGAGTGATCCAGAGCTATCgagaataaaacatgaagagACTGAGGAACAGATAG actGGATAGAAGTAAAACAGCAAAGACATGAGGTGAGTGAAGTGGAGGAGGaacactgtaaaattaaaactgtaaaagcCAAACAGCTGCACAACTGCACACAGTGTGGAAGGAGTTTCAGACAGAAAGGAGACCTTAAAAGACACATGagaatccacactggagagaaaccgtacacatgccctcagtgtggaaagagttttactgGAGCATCTAGTCTTAGTTATCATCTGCACACTCACTCTGGAGAAAAGCCATTTAGTTGTGATCAATGTGgtaaaaagtttatttcatcAGCAAATCTAAAAATCCACCTGACAGTTCATTCCGATGAGAAGCCTCATGTGTGTTCTTACTGTGGAAGTAGTTTTTCACGATTGCGAAGTTTGAAACAACACCAGAGAACGCATAATATTAGCGATCATGTGTGCTTTGAATGTGGGAGGAGCTTTAATGCAGCTGGCGATCTGAAACAGCACCAAAGGATTcatactggagaaaaaccttacaaGTGCTCACATTGTGACAAGACTTTCACTCATTCAGGAAACTTGAAAGTACATGAGCAAGTtcatactggagagaagccgtacCACTGTACTCAGTGTGGAGAGAGtttcaaaaattcaaaaggTCTCAAAAAACATCTGCCCATTCACTCTGGAGAAAAGCCATTTAACTGTGATCAGTGTGgtaaaaagtttatttcttcatcaaCTCTAAAAAGACACTTGACAGTTCATTCAGATGAGAAGCCTCATGTGTGTTATTTCTGTGGGAAGATTTTTTCAAGGCTGGACAACTGTAAAAAGCATCAGAAAACACATAATCAAGTGAAAGATCATGTGTGTTGTGAGTGTGGGAAGAGCTTTACTTTGGCTGTCTATCTGAAAGAGCACCAAAGAATTcatactggagaaaaaccttacaaGTGCTCACATTGTGGCAAGAGTTTCACTCAGCCTGGAAGCCTGAAAGTACACGAGCGAGTTCATACCGGAGAGAAGCCGTACCACTGTACTcggtgtggaaagagtttcactcAGTCATCAGCTCTAGTGACtcatattaaaaagtattgttcTGTGTCAGAGTGA
- the LOC127177743 gene encoding gastrula zinc finger protein XlCGF52.1-like isoform X1, with amino-acid sequence MEFVKEEIEDMSDPELSRIKHEETEEQIGWYWIEVKQQRHEVSEVEEEHCKIKTVKAKQLHNCTQCGRSFRQKGDLKRHMRIHTGEKPYTCPQCGKSFTGASSLSYHLHTHSGEKPFSCDQCGKKFISSANLKIHLTVHSDEKPHVCSYCGSSFSRLRSLKQHQRTHNISDHVCFECGRSFNAAGDLKQHQRIHTGEKPYKCSHCDKTFTHSGNLKVHEQVHTGEKPYHCTQCGESFKNSKGLKKHLPIHSGEKPFNCDQCGKKFISSSTLKRHLTVHSDEKPHVCYFCGKIFSRLDNCKKHQKTHNQVKDHVCCECGKSFTLAVYLKEHQRIHTGEKPYKCSHCGKSFTQPGSLKVHERVHTGEKPYHCTRCGKSFTQSSALVTHIKKYCSVSE; translated from the exons ATGGAGTTTGTTAAAGAGGAGATTGAAGACATGAGTGATCCAGAGCTATCgagaataaaacatgaagagACTGAGGAACAGATAGGTTGGT actGGATAGAAGTAAAACAGCAAAGACATGAGGTGAGTGAAGTGGAGGAGGaacactgtaaaattaaaactgtaaaagcCAAACAGCTGCACAACTGCACACAGTGTGGAAGGAGTTTCAGACAGAAAGGAGACCTTAAAAGACACATGagaatccacactggagagaaaccgtacacatgccctcagtgtggaaagagttttactgGAGCATCTAGTCTTAGTTATCATCTGCACACTCACTCTGGAGAAAAGCCATTTAGTTGTGATCAATGTGgtaaaaagtttatttcatcAGCAAATCTAAAAATCCACCTGACAGTTCATTCCGATGAGAAGCCTCATGTGTGTTCTTACTGTGGAAGTAGTTTTTCACGATTGCGAAGTTTGAAACAACACCAGAGAACGCATAATATTAGCGATCATGTGTGCTTTGAATGTGGGAGGAGCTTTAATGCAGCTGGCGATCTGAAACAGCACCAAAGGATTcatactggagaaaaaccttacaaGTGCTCACATTGTGACAAGACTTTCACTCATTCAGGAAACTTGAAAGTACATGAGCAAGTtcatactggagagaagccgtacCACTGTACTCAGTGTGGAGAGAGtttcaaaaattcaaaaggTCTCAAAAAACATCTGCCCATTCACTCTGGAGAAAAGCCATTTAACTGTGATCAGTGTGgtaaaaagtttatttcttcatcaaCTCTAAAAAGACACTTGACAGTTCATTCAGATGAGAAGCCTCATGTGTGTTATTTCTGTGGGAAGATTTTTTCAAGGCTGGACAACTGTAAAAAGCATCAGAAAACACATAATCAAGTGAAAGATCATGTGTGTTGTGAGTGTGGGAAGAGCTTTACTTTGGCTGTCTATCTGAAAGAGCACCAAAGAATTcatactggagaaaaaccttacaaGTGCTCACATTGTGGCAAGAGTTTCACTCAGCCTGGAAGCCTGAAAGTACACGAGCGAGTTCATACCGGAGAGAAGCCGTACCACTGTACTcggtgtggaaagagtttcactcAGTCATCAGCTCTAGTGACtcatattaaaaagtattgttcTGTGTCAGAGTGA
- the LOC127177088 gene encoding zinc finger protein 436-like: TSALSLWKKPFSCDQCGKKFIISSNLKKHLTVHSDEKPHVCSYCGESFKSLNSCKRHQKTYHEVRDHVCCECGKSFTAGDLKQHQRIHTGEDYKCSYCDKSFVASGSLKIHERVHTGEKPYHCTQSEKPLFNCDQCGKQFKCLSRLKAHLTVHSDEKPYMCSYCGKSFSRLGHCKEHQKIHNEVKDHVCCECGKSFTRAYCLKEHQKIHTGEKPYKCSYCNKRFSYFGDQKRHERVHTGVKPYYCTQCGKSFTQSSTLVTHIKKHCSVSK; encoded by the coding sequence ACATCTGCTCTTTCACTCTGGAAAAAGCCATTTAGCTGTGATCAGTGTGGTAAAAAGTTTATTATATCatcaaatctaaaaaaacaCCTGACAGTTCATTCAGATGAGAAACCTCATGTGTGTTCTTACTGTGGAGAGAGTTTTAAAAGCCTGAACAGTTGTAAACGGCACCAGAAAACATATCATGAAGTGAGAGATCATGTATGTTGTGAGTGTGGGAAGAGCTTTACAGCTGGCGATCTGAAACAGCACCAAAGAATTCATACTGGAGAAGATTACAAGTGCTCATATTGTGACAAGAGTTTTGTTGCATCTGGAAGCCTGAAAATACACGAGCGAGTtcatactggagagaagccgtacCACTGTACTCAGTCTGAAAAGCCATTATTTAACTGTGATCAGTGTGGTAaacagtttaaatgtttatcACGACTAAAAGCACATCTGACAGTTCATTCAGATGAGAAGCCTTATATGTGTTCTtactgtggaaagagtttttcaAGGCTGGGTCACTGTAAAGAGCACCAGAAAATACATAATGAAGTGAAAGATCATGTGTGTTGTGAGTGTGGGAAGAGCTTTACTAGAGCTTACTGTCTGAAAGAGCACCAAAAAATTcatactggagaaaaaccttacaaGTGCTCATATTGTAACAAGAGGTTTAGTTACTTTGGAGACCAGAAAAGGCACGAGCGAGTTCACACTGGAGTGAAGCCGTATTACTgtactcagtgtggaaagagtttcactcAGTCATCAACTCTAGTGActcatattaaaaagcattgttCTGTGTCAAAGTGA